In a single window of the Planctomycetia bacterium genome:
- a CDS encoding FtsX-like permease family protein: protein MNAALLTPSTLRRRSLRFHWRAGLAVVFGTMAGAAALIGALFVGDSMRASLREQALARLGPVDYAVDGGRFFGEALAEKFAADGDLKQLIESACPLVTLRASVTNASGDARVNGIQTLGVDERFWRMFGDDDATLDGRAVILNQPLADSLGVRAGDDVLLRLPKPGAAPLETLLGRRDDTIASLRLTVGKIIPANGAGAFALRPQQAMARNAFVPLATMQRALGQAGRVNAMLAVAKVERDRPSDLHETFSKRLDAAVTLVDLNLSIRVSDTLGYAAVESTNLLVEPQAEDAALAAATSLKLGAVPVLTYLANSISVADSSNQSDSTIIPYSTVAALDPGKIPAGQFVLADGSSVTQLGDDEILLNEWAASDLGVSVGQTISLSYFVTKPGGRLEEQSAQFKLTGIVRMTGWAGDSGLTPTYEGITNAKRLSDWDPPFPFDMKRIRQKDEDYWDKHQALPKAFVSQAAGQKHWNADARFGSYTAIRVLLPQGKTADESAREFETAMLSHLRAEQMGLAFRPVREEALAAGSGSTDFGQLFIGFSSFLIIAAALLVALMFRLGVERRAEEVGLLLAIGLGVKRVRKMLIVEGTLLVVMGSAAGLLLAGGYAWLMLAGLRSWWSAAVNAPFLRLAASPTSMAIGLVVSMMIARLAIGWSVRVMARSSARSLLSGEVTSGSHLASPRRRAVIRAICLLSLIGAIATALAAISAGGAEQAMSFFIAGFAMLIALLTAVWLWLIARPGATKPAAVRMSRFMLAARNARRQPARSLLATGLVASATFVIVAVGASRLSPDMDIDKPSGGAGGYSLVAESTVPLPYDINTADGRASLGMSSEAAAICKEASFAAFRVRPGDDSSCLNLYKVNQPRILGASEEFLQRGAFSFAASMAESDEEKANPWLLLNKRFEDGAIPAIGDESAVRWLLHLDIGGDMEITDERGQSQRLRIVAMLAGSVLQSELIIDEAEFKKLFSSIGGYSAFLIATNDDAKLTKALERDLSRFGFDAEPTRDRLIAYMAVQNTYLSTFQTLGGLGLLLGVFGLAAVMMRNIWERRGELALLRALGFRERQLYQISMLEHATLLLAGLAAGVFSALVAVGPHAMGKSDEIPWASLAGTIVLVFIAGLAAGAICIRSTLKTPLLAALRRE, encoded by the coding sequence ATGAACGCCGCCCTTCTCACGCCCAGTACCCTTCGCCGTCGCAGCCTGAGGTTTCATTGGCGCGCAGGCCTTGCCGTCGTCTTCGGCACGATGGCGGGGGCGGCGGCACTGATCGGCGCGCTCTTTGTCGGTGATTCGATGCGCGCCAGTCTTCGCGAGCAGGCGTTGGCACGGCTGGGGCCGGTGGACTACGCGGTGGACGGCGGGCGGTTCTTCGGTGAGGCGCTGGCCGAGAAGTTCGCGGCAGATGGCGATCTGAAACAACTGATCGAAAGCGCGTGCCCTCTCGTGACGCTGCGGGCGTCGGTGACGAACGCCTCCGGGGACGCGCGGGTGAACGGCATCCAGACGCTGGGGGTTGATGAACGATTCTGGCGGATGTTCGGCGACGATGATGCGACGCTGGATGGTCGCGCGGTGATCCTCAATCAGCCGTTGGCCGATTCGCTGGGCGTTCGCGCCGGCGATGACGTGCTGCTTCGATTGCCCAAGCCCGGCGCAGCGCCGCTGGAGACGCTGCTGGGCCGCCGCGATGACACGATTGCCTCGCTTCGATTGACGGTTGGGAAAATCATTCCCGCGAACGGCGCCGGCGCATTCGCACTTCGACCGCAGCAGGCGATGGCGCGAAATGCCTTTGTTCCGCTGGCGACGATGCAGAGGGCGCTGGGGCAGGCCGGGCGCGTGAATGCGATGCTCGCCGTCGCGAAGGTCGAGCGGGATCGGCCATCCGATCTGCACGAGACATTTTCAAAGCGTCTCGACGCGGCGGTGACGCTCGTCGACCTGAATCTTTCCATCCGCGTCAGCGATACGCTCGGGTACGCCGCGGTCGAATCGACGAACCTACTTGTCGAGCCGCAGGCGGAGGATGCCGCGCTGGCCGCTGCTACTTCGCTGAAACTCGGCGCCGTTCCGGTGCTCACCTATCTGGCTAATTCGATCTCAGTTGCTGATTCGTCCAATCAATCGGACTCAACGATCATTCCGTATTCCACCGTGGCCGCGCTCGACCCCGGGAAGATTCCTGCCGGGCAGTTCGTGCTGGCGGACGGCTCAAGCGTGACGCAGCTCGGCGACGACGAAATTCTGCTCAATGAGTGGGCGGCCAGTGATCTCGGCGTGTCGGTCGGTCAGACGATCTCTCTCAGCTACTTCGTCACGAAGCCCGGCGGGCGGCTGGAGGAACAGTCGGCGCAATTCAAGTTGACGGGCATTGTGCGCATGACCGGCTGGGCGGGCGACAGCGGCCTGACACCGACCTACGAGGGCATCACCAACGCAAAACGGCTGAGCGACTGGGATCCGCCGTTTCCGTTTGACATGAAGCGCATCCGCCAGAAGGACGAAGACTATTGGGACAAGCATCAGGCGCTGCCCAAGGCGTTCGTCTCCCAGGCGGCGGGCCAGAAGCATTGGAACGCCGACGCGCGGTTCGGGTCGTACACGGCGATTCGCGTCTTGTTGCCGCAGGGGAAGACCGCCGACGAGAGCGCGCGCGAGTTTGAGACGGCGATGCTGTCGCATCTGCGGGCCGAGCAGATGGGGCTGGCGTTCCGGCCGGTCCGCGAGGAGGCGCTGGCCGCCGGGAGCGGGAGCACCGACTTCGGGCAGCTATTCATCGGCTTCTCGTCCTTTCTCATCATCGCCGCTGCGCTGCTGGTCGCGCTGATGTTTCGACTGGGCGTGGAACGCCGCGCGGAGGAGGTGGGCCTGCTGCTGGCCATCGGGCTGGGTGTGAAACGCGTGCGCAAGATGCTGATCGTGGAGGGGACGCTGCTCGTCGTGATGGGTTCGGCGGCCGGGCTGCTGCTGGCGGGCGGGTATGCGTGGCTGATGCTTGCCGGGCTTCGATCGTGGTGGTCGGCGGCGGTGAATGCACCGTTTCTGCGGCTTGCGGCCAGTCCGACGAGCATGGCCATCGGTCTTGTCGTCAGCATGATGATTGCCCGACTGGCGATCGGCTGGTCGGTGCGGGTGATGGCCCGTAGTTCGGCAAGGTCGCTGCTTTCGGGCGAAGTGACATCGGGGAGTCACTTGGCTTCGCCGCGCAGGCGGGCGGTGATTCGTGCCATCTGTCTTCTCTCGCTTATTGGGGCCATCGCCACGGCACTTGCCGCGATATCCGCGGGAGGGGCGGAGCAGGCGATGTCGTTTTTCATCGCCGGGTTTGCCATGCTCATCGCGCTTTTAACCGCGGTGTGGCTGTGGCTGATCGCCCGACCGGGCGCGACGAAGCCGGCGGCGGTTCGCATGAGTAGGTTCATGCTCGCGGCGCGCAATGCCCGACGGCAGCCCGCGAGGAGCCTGCTGGCGACGGGCCTGGTCGCGTCGGCGACGTTTGTGATTGTCGCGGTGGGCGCCAGCCGCCTCAGCCCCGACATGGACATCGACAAGCCCAGCGGCGGGGCGGGCGGATACTCGCTGGTCGCCGAATCGACGGTTCCACTGCCGTACGACATCAATACGGCAGACGGCCGCGCGTCGCTGGGCATGAGCAGCGAGGCGGCGGCGATCTGCAAGGAAGCGAGCTTCGCCGCCTTCCGCGTGCGGCCCGGCGATGACTCGAGTTGTCTCAATCTCTACAAGGTCAATCAGCCGCGCATCCTCGGCGCGAGCGAGGAGTTCTTGCAGCGCGGTGCGTTCTCGTTCGCGGCGAGCATGGCCGAGTCCGACGAGGAGAAGGCAAACCCCTGGCTGCTGCTGAACAAGCGGTTTGAGGACGGGGCGATCCCGGCCATCGGCGATGAGAGCGCGGTGCGGTGGCTGCTGCATCTCGATATCGGCGGTGACATGGAGATTACCGACGAGCGCGGCCAGTCACAGAGGCTGCGGATCGTTGCGATGCTCGCGGGCAGCGTCTTGCAGAGCGAACTTATCATCGACGAGGCTGAGTTCAAGAAACTCTTTTCATCGATTGGGGGCTATTCGGCGTTTCTCATTGCGACGAATGACGACGCGAAGTTGACGAAGGCGCTGGAGCGCGACTTGTCGCGGTTTGGGTTCGACGCCGAGCCGACGCGCGATCGACTGATCGCCTATATGGCGGTGCAGAATACCTATCTGTCCACCTTTCAAACGCTCGGCGGGCTGGGGCTTCTGCTCGGTGTCTTTGGACTGGCCGCCGTGATGATGCGCAACATCTGGGAGCGACGCGGCGAACTGGCCCTGCTTCGAGCACTCGGCTTCCGCGAGAGACAGCTCTATCAGATCAGCATGCTCGAACACGCGACGCTGCTTCTTGCGGGATTGGCGGCGGGGGTGTTCTCGGCGCTGGTGGCCGTGGGGCCGCACGCGATGGGCAAGTCCGATGAGATACCATGGGCGTCGCTTGCCGGTACGATCGTGCTGGTGTTTATTGCAGGCTTGGCGGCGGGCGCGATTTGCATTCGATCCACGCTCAAGACGCCGCTGCTTGCGGCGCTACGGAGGGAATAA
- a CDS encoding acyl-CoA thioesterase, whose protein sequence is MLAEFKMTRRVQFVDTDTAGVMHFSNYLRWMEEIEHAWFRSLGMSVIQPHAVGTVSWPRIMVSCEYFAPARFEDVLELHLELMSLSHKSITYEVTFYKDGIKAARGRMKAVCCRTFEGGRFESITIPADIRERMLKSPQ, encoded by the coding sequence ATGCTCGCTGAGTTCAAGATGACGCGCCGGGTACAGTTTGTGGACACCGACACCGCCGGCGTCATGCATTTTTCGAATTACCTCCGCTGGATGGAGGAGATCGAGCACGCCTGGTTCCGGTCGCTGGGGATGAGCGTGATCCAGCCGCACGCCGTGGGGACGGTGAGCTGGCCGCGCATCATGGTGAGCTGCGAGTATTTCGCCCCTGCGCGATTCGAGGACGTGCTGGAGCTTCATCTCGAATTGATGTCGCTGAGCCACAAGTCGATAACCTATGAAGTCACCTTTTACAAAGATGGGATCAAGGCGGCCCGCGGCCGCATGAAGGCGGTCTGCTGTCGAACATTCGAGGGTGGACGATTTGAGTCCATCACCATTCCCGCGGACATTCGCGAACGGATGCTTAAGAGCCCGCAGTGA
- a CDS encoding PQQ-binding-like beta-propeller repeat protein, giving the protein MRVTIPICSLVLLSCAAAQAGDNWSNWRGPSLNGSTESRGLPTAWGEDKNVRWKTPMPSWAGASPVVWGDRIFLTTPTAKRRDSDDKGIARRLRRLEMEGPGGDAILLMCLSTKNGKVLWEKKIDEVNKLYGKQNMASPSPVTDGKLVWTLTGTGRLSAHTVEGEKRWERNLQKEHGDFGLYWGYASSPALAGDKLIAQVLHGATTKNPSYVAAYDARTGKSIWKVERKTDATQESPDAYTTPLVAKIGGKDVVIISGADYVTAHELSDGSEIWRCGGLNPEHAGNYRICGSPIIVDGLVIATSREQPMLAIRADGKGDVTSSAIAWRFDDKKAPDVPSVASDGEYLYLLHDNGFMTCLKAASGETVWGPERITGGPYSASPLVGDGKVYVTNEECTTTVLAAGPKFKVLATNKLPGGYTLSSMAVSGSELLIRSQKFLYCVSEGSAKSP; this is encoded by the coding sequence ATGAGAGTTACGATTCCGATTTGTTCGCTGGTTCTGCTTTCCTGTGCCGCGGCGCAGGCCGGGGACAACTGGTCGAACTGGCGCGGGCCGAGTTTGAACGGCAGCACGGAATCCCGGGGCCTGCCGACAGCGTGGGGCGAGGACAAGAACGTTCGCTGGAAGACGCCGATGCCATCCTGGGCCGGCGCGTCGCCGGTGGTCTGGGGAGATCGCATTTTTCTCACTACGCCCACCGCGAAGCGAAGAGATTCCGACGACAAGGGCATCGCACGGCGGCTTCGCAGGCTGGAGATGGAGGGCCCGGGCGGCGACGCGATTCTCCTGATGTGCCTATCCACGAAGAACGGCAAGGTGCTCTGGGAGAAGAAGATCGACGAAGTCAACAAGCTCTACGGCAAGCAAAACATGGCCTCGCCATCGCCGGTGACGGACGGGAAGCTGGTGTGGACCCTGACCGGGACCGGCCGCCTCAGTGCCCATACCGTTGAAGGTGAAAAGCGTTGGGAGCGAAATCTCCAAAAGGAGCATGGCGACTTTGGGCTTTATTGGGGATACGCTTCCAGTCCCGCCCTTGCCGGTGACAAGTTGATCGCGCAGGTGCTGCACGGCGCGACGACGAAGAACCCTTCGTATGTTGCGGCGTACGATGCCCGAACAGGCAAGTCGATCTGGAAGGTCGAGCGCAAGACCGATGCAACGCAGGAAAGCCCGGACGCCTACACCACGCCACTGGTCGCGAAGATCGGGGGCAAGGACGTCGTCATCATTTCCGGAGCGGACTATGTGACGGCGCACGAACTTTCCGACGGCTCGGAAATCTGGCGCTGCGGCGGCCTCAATCCTGAGCATGCGGGAAACTATCGCATATGCGGAAGCCCGATCATCGTCGATGGGCTGGTCATCGCCACGAGCCGAGAGCAGCCCATGCTGGCGATCCGCGCGGATGGGAAGGGGGACGTCACTTCATCCGCCATTGCGTGGCGCTTTGATGACAAGAAGGCGCCGGACGTGCCTTCGGTGGCAAGCGACGGCGAGTACCTCTATCTGCTGCACGACAACGGATTCATGACGTGCCTGAAGGCGGCGAGCGGCGAGACGGTCTGGGGCCCTGAGCGAATCACCGGCGGGCCCTACAGTGCGTCTCCGTTGGTCGGCGATGGAAAGGTCTATGTCACCAACGAAGAATGCACAACGACGGTGCTCGCGGCGGGCCCGAAGTTCAAGGTGCTGGCCACCAACAAGCTTCCCGGCGGCTACACGCTTTCTTCAATGGCCGTGTCGGGCAGCGAACTGCTGATTCGATCGCAGAAGTTTCTCTACTGCGTTTCTGAGGGGTCCGCGAAATCGCCGTAG
- a CDS encoding ABC transporter ATP-binding protein: MSLALDAKSICKQYPTRSAPVIVLRDVSLSLTEGEAVAIVGPSGCGKSTLLNILGTLETPTSGEVQLDGRNPFSLDEPALAAFRNTHVGFVFQDHHLLPQCSVIENVLIPTLPNDGAARLTTRAARLLDRVGLSARLDHLPSELSGGERQRVAIARALINSPRLLLADEPTGNLDRSSAETVASLLLELQKEEGTTLIVVTHSTSLADRMQRCFEFSDGRLESRAA, encoded by the coding sequence ATGTCACTGGCGCTCGATGCCAAGTCGATCTGCAAGCAGTACCCGACGCGATCCGCGCCGGTGATCGTCCTGCGGGATGTGTCGCTGAGCCTGACCGAGGGCGAGGCGGTCGCGATCGTGGGGCCATCGGGCTGCGGTAAGAGCACGCTGCTCAATATTCTCGGCACGCTGGAGACGCCCACCAGTGGTGAGGTGCAGCTCGACGGCAGGAACCCGTTCAGCCTCGATGAGCCTGCGCTGGCGGCCTTTCGCAATACGCACGTCGGGTTCGTCTTTCAAGATCACCATCTGCTTCCGCAGTGCAGCGTGATTGAGAATGTGCTGATTCCGACGCTGCCGAATGACGGCGCCGCCAGGCTTACCACGCGGGCCGCAAGGCTGCTCGATCGCGTGGGCCTCTCGGCACGGCTGGATCATCTGCCCTCGGAGCTGTCCGGCGGCGAGCGACAGCGCGTCGCCATTGCCCGGGCGCTAATTAACAGCCCGCGACTTTTGCTGGCGGATGAGCCGACCGGCAACCTCGATCGGTCTTCCGCCGAGACGGTCGCGTCACTTCTTCTGGAATTGCAGAAGGAGGAAGGTACGACGCTGATCGTGGTCACGCATAGCACGTCGCTGGCGGATCGGATGCAGAGGTGCTTCGAATTCTCCGACGGTCGTCTTGAATCGCGCGCCGCATGA
- a CDS encoding sodium:solute symporter family protein, translating into MILAALNNGQVVVAVIVAYLALLLGLGVVSNRFFRGTAADYFLASRGIGSFLLLMSLFGTTMTAFALVGSTGQAFKDGIGVYGLMASSSGIVHSMCFFLVGIRLWSFGKRFGYTTQIQFFRDRFESDKLGLVLFPILVGLIVPYLLIGVIGAGATIERVTEGAFPTVFPAHGVGAAAVQAGAIPFWIGAGVVCCVVLIYVFFGGVRGTAWANTFQTLVFIILGLVCFLAVADRFGGMRSATAMVAERNPEKLSRTVAEDGPQVRYRVDKALFEKKLAAWEAVPEFERGAKPIPPKSPVTMSRVYFLSYLLIPLSIGMFPHIFQHWLTAKSAKSFRLAVVAHPILILLVWLPCILMGVWATSAMIDGQPAIPYGFANPNAVLGKLVADLHSNLLPGLLTAGILAAIMSSLDSQFLCLGSIFTNDIVAHYIGRDRLTDRQRVITGRIFVVIVVVVSYLLALTRPGGVFTLGIWCFAGFAGLFPLVIAALYWRRVTKAGAYAAILTTGATWFGLFRASGWAGDDDYMYMGVPPVAIVVGASALALVVVSVLTRAPTAATIERFFGRTADAR; encoded by the coding sequence ATGATTCTCGCTGCGCTGAACAACGGGCAAGTTGTGGTCGCCGTGATCGTTGCGTACCTCGCGCTGCTGCTGGGCCTCGGGGTTGTCAGCAATCGGTTTTTCAGGGGGACGGCCGCCGATTATTTTCTCGCGTCGCGCGGGATCGGGTCGTTTCTGCTGCTGATGTCGCTTTTCGGCACGACGATGACGGCGTTTGCCCTTGTGGGTTCCACCGGGCAGGCATTCAAGGACGGCATCGGGGTTTACGGGCTGATGGCTTCGTCGTCGGGGATTGTCCACTCGATGTGCTTTTTTCTGGTGGGGATCAGGCTTTGGTCGTTCGGCAAGCGATTCGGCTACACCACGCAGATCCAGTTTTTCCGCGATCGATTTGAGTCCGACAAGCTGGGGCTGGTGCTGTTTCCGATTCTCGTCGGGTTGATCGTGCCGTATCTGCTCATCGGTGTGATCGGGGCCGGGGCGACGATAGAACGGGTGACGGAGGGGGCGTTTCCGACGGTGTTCCCCGCCCACGGCGTCGGCGCGGCGGCGGTGCAGGCGGGAGCGATTCCGTTCTGGATCGGCGCGGGCGTTGTTTGCTGCGTGGTGCTGATCTATGTGTTCTTCGGCGGCGTGCGCGGCACGGCCTGGGCGAACACTTTTCAGACGCTCGTTTTCATCATTCTCGGTCTGGTGTGCTTTCTGGCGGTGGCCGATCGCTTTGGCGGGATGCGCAGTGCCACCGCGATGGTGGCCGAGCGGAATCCGGAGAAGCTCAGCCGGACGGTCGCGGAGGATGGGCCGCAGGTGCGCTATCGCGTGGACAAGGCGCTGTTTGAGAAAAAGCTTGCCGCGTGGGAGGCCGTGCCGGAGTTTGAGCGCGGCGCCAAGCCCATACCGCCCAAGTCGCCCGTCACGATGAGCCGGGTCTATTTCCTTTCGTATCTGCTGATCCCGCTTTCCATTGGGATGTTCCCGCACATTTTTCAGCATTGGCTGACGGCGAAGTCCGCGAAGTCTTTTCGGCTGGCGGTGGTGGCGCACCCGATATTGATTTTGCTGGTGTGGCTGCCGTGCATTCTGATGGGGGTGTGGGCGACGTCGGCGATGATCGACGGTCAGCCGGCGATTCCCTACGGGTTTGCCAATCCGAACGCCGTGCTGGGGAAGCTGGTGGCCGATCTGCATAGTAATCTGTTACCGGGTTTGCTGACGGCGGGGATTCTGGCGGCGATCATGTCATCGCTGGATTCGCAGTTTCTCTGTCTGGGGAGCATCTTCACCAATGACATCGTTGCGCACTACATCGGCCGCGACCGGTTGACGGATCGCCAGCGCGTTATCACGGGGCGCATCTTTGTGGTGATCGTCGTGGTGGTGAGCTATCTATTGGCGCTGACGCGGCCCGGCGGCGTGTTTACGCTGGGCATCTGGTGCTTCGCGGGCTTTGCGGGGTTGTTCCCGCTGGTGATTGCGGCGCTGTATTGGCGGCGGGTGACGAAGGCGGGGGCTTATGCCGCCATCCTGACGACGGGGGCAACGTGGTTTGGGTTGTTTCGCGCATCGGGCTGGGCGGGCGATGACGACTACATGTACATGGGGGTCCCTCCGGTGGCGATCGTCGTCGGCGCATCGGCGCTGGCGCTGGTGGTTGTGTCGGTTTTGACGAGAGCGCCGACGGCGGCGACGATTGAACGATTCTTCGGAAGGACGGCAGATGCTCGCTGA
- a CDS encoding PEP-CTERM sorting domain-containing protein — MSFVSKIASTRFVQICACSAALCLATVAKADLISLSATQNPNLESSFTFDFGAFGGPRSALISQTDFVLNIDPAAAPGSSAAFASYFQTVDSIGLPNPQGGADLPTGVLNISIEESYGGTFDELSGMVTTSDLYKIEFSGDLSALGIFSPVFLPGESVGQVDFDTPNSGAITLNWDGMGSISGIDFAYVCATNTTFTPEPASLALLGLAGLMLRRRR, encoded by the coding sequence ATGTCATTCGTATCCAAGATCGCATCGACTCGATTCGTGCAAATCTGTGCATGCTCGGCCGCCTTGTGTCTGGCGACGGTCGCAAAGGCTGACCTCATCTCGCTGAGCGCCACCCAGAACCCTAATCTGGAGAGCAGCTTCACCTTCGACTTCGGCGCGTTCGGCGGTCCGCGATCGGCGTTGATCTCGCAGACAGACTTCGTACTAAACATCGATCCTGCCGCGGCGCCGGGCAGTTCCGCCGCCTTTGCGTCGTACTTCCAGACGGTCGATTCCATCGGCCTGCCCAATCCGCAGGGCGGCGCGGATTTGCCGACCGGCGTTCTCAATATCTCCATTGAGGAGTCGTACGGCGGCACCTTCGACGAGCTGAGCGGCATGGTGACGACGAGCGACCTTTACAAGATCGAGTTCTCCGGCGACCTGTCGGCCCTCGGCATCTTTTCGCCGGTCTTCCTGCCGGGCGAGTCGGTCGGTCAGGTGGATTTCGACACGCCGAACTCCGGCGCGATCACCCTTAACTGGGACGGCATGGGCAGTATCAGCGGTATCGACTTCGCTTATGTTTGTGCCACGAATACGACCTTCACGCCCGAGCCGGCCTCACTGGCCCTGCTGGGCCTGGCGGGTCTGATGCTTCGACGACGTCGGTAA
- a CDS encoding glycosyltransferase family 4 protein, giving the protein MKIAYLTAGAGGMYCGSCMRDNTLAAALIRQKRDVVLIPMYSPIKTDEPSVSTERVFYGGINVFLQQKSSLFRFGSRLLDRVLDAPAVLRLAMRRAGATTPEGLGPLTISMLRGEDGAQRRELDKLIEGLAAYRPDVVHLPDALFVGLARPLHEALGAAIVCTLTGEDIFLDALPAGHRAEAHDLIRQAAPDVHGFIAVSRHYANYASENFGVPDDRLHHVPMGIRIEPHERGTESAGARPFTIGYLARICPEKGLHVLCDAFIELHRRGRPCRLRVAGYTPESSKGYVAEIAEKLEKAGVRESVDLLGEVDRRGKLELLRSCDVFSVPTVYREAKGIYVLEAMSQGVPVVQPAHGSFPELIEATGGGLLFPPNDVSALADRMIELMDQPELRDQLGSRGRRGVAELYHEDRMAEGAWNVFAKAVDLRRSLVESSQSA; this is encoded by the coding sequence ATGAAAATCGCTTATCTCACCGCCGGGGCAGGGGGCATGTACTGCGGGAGCTGTATGCGCGACAACACGCTCGCCGCCGCGCTGATTCGCCAGAAGCGCGACGTGGTGCTGATCCCCATGTATTCGCCGATCAAGACCGACGAGCCGTCGGTCAGCACCGAACGGGTCTTCTACGGTGGGATCAACGTCTTCCTTCAGCAGAAGTCCTCGTTGTTTCGGTTCGGTTCGCGTCTGCTCGATCGCGTTCTCGATGCGCCTGCCGTCTTGCGACTGGCGATGCGCCGTGCGGGGGCGACGACGCCCGAGGGGCTGGGGCCGCTGACGATTTCCATGCTGCGCGGCGAGGACGGGGCCCAGCGGCGAGAACTGGACAAGTTGATCGAGGGCCTGGCGGCCTATCGCCCGGACGTCGTGCATCTGCCTGACGCACTCTTTGTAGGCCTTGCCCGACCGCTGCACGAAGCGCTCGGCGCGGCGATCGTCTGCACGCTGACCGGCGAAGATATTTTTCTCGACGCTCTGCCGGCGGGGCATCGGGCGGAGGCGCACGATCTGATTCGTCAGGCGGCGCCGGACGTTCACGGATTCATCGCCGTATCGCGTCACTACGCGAATTACGCGAGCGAGAACTTCGGCGTGCCGGATGATCGGCTACACCATGTCCCGATGGGGATTCGCATTGAGCCGCACGAGCGTGGAACGGAATCGGCGGGGGCTCGACCGTTTACGATTGGATACCTGGCGCGAATCTGCCCGGAGAAGGGGCTGCACGTTTTGTGCGACGCCTTCATCGAGCTGCATCGGCGGGGGCGGCCGTGCCGATTGCGCGTTGCGGGCTACACGCCGGAGTCGAGCAAAGGCTACGTCGCGGAAATCGCTGAGAAGCTGGAGAAGGCGGGTGTTCGAGAGTCGGTGGACCTGCTCGGCGAGGTCGATCGCCGGGGGAAACTCGAACTTCTTCGATCCTGTGATGTTTTTTCCGTGCCGACGGTCTATCGGGAGGCCAAGGGCATTTACGTTCTCGAAGCGATGTCGCAGGGCGTGCCGGTGGTGCAGCCGGCGCATGGATCATTTCCCGAATTGATCGAGGCGACGGGAGGCGGATTGCTGTTTCCGCCGAACGATGTTTCGGCACTCGCGGATCGCATGATTGAGTTGATGGACCAGCCGGAGCTGCGAGATCAGCTTGGTTCGCGGGGCCGGCGAGGGGTCGCTGAGCTGTATCATGAGGATCGGATGGCCGAGGGGGCGTGGAACGTATTCGCCAAGGCCGTCGATTTGCGTCGTTCGCTCGTCGAATCGAGTCAATCCGCGTAG
- a CDS encoding PQQ-binding-like beta-propeller repeat protein yields MFRGNPHLTGVATGRLPDKLEALWRFEAGDIIESTAAIADGVVYVGCDDGKLYALSLADGKARWEFDTKISVKSSPTVHDGLVMFGDGDGVMHALDARDGKEKWSFKTEAEIISSVNFEGDRIVFGSYDGSLYCLNRRDGKLQWRHETQGRVHGTPSIVDGRVLVAGCDERLHVVRLEDGKVERQIEMGGVSGASAAVEGDRVFVGTFGNQVFCFDWRTGTKIWVFENPDREFPFYASAAIGSGLIVIGGRDKSLHALDRTTGKEAWTFNAQARIDSSAVILGDRVFFGSGDGNVYEVDLATGKERWRFDTGAGVASSPAIGEGRLVISADDGVVYCFGAGKRDARP; encoded by the coding sequence ATGTTTCGGGGGAATCCGCATCTGACGGGCGTGGCCACGGGTCGGCTGCCCGACAAGCTGGAGGCGCTTTGGCGATTTGAGGCCGGCGACATCATCGAGTCCACCGCGGCTATCGCCGACGGGGTGGTCTATGTGGGTTGCGACGACGGAAAGCTGTATGCCCTTTCGCTTGCAGACGGCAAGGCCCGCTGGGAGTTCGATACCAAGATCAGCGTCAAGTCTTCACCGACGGTCCACGACGGGCTGGTCATGTTCGGGGACGGGGACGGCGTGATGCACGCCCTGGACGCGCGGGACGGCAAGGAGAAGTGGTCGTTCAAGACGGAGGCGGAGATCATCTCTTCGGTCAACTTCGAGGGCGATCGAATCGTTTTCGGGTCGTACGACGGTTCGCTTTATTGTTTGAATCGGCGCGACGGGAAGCTTCAATGGAGGCACGAGACGCAGGGCCGCGTCCATGGCACGCCGTCGATCGTGGACGGGCGTGTGCTGGTCGCCGGTTGCGACGAGCGGCTGCACGTCGTCCGGCTTGAGGACGGAAAGGTCGAACGACAGATCGAGATGGGCGGCGTCTCCGGCGCGTCGGCGGCGGTGGAGGGCGATCGGGTCTTTGTCGGCACCTTCGGCAACCAGGTCTTCTGTTTCGATTGGCGGACGGGGACGAAGATCTGGGTCTTTGAGAATCCGGATCGCGAGTTTCCTTTCTACGCATCCGCTGCGATCGGCAGCGGGCTCATCGTCATCGGCGGCCGAGATAAGTCGCTGCACGCGCTGGACCGGACGACGGGCAAGGAAGCATGGACGTTCAACGCGCAGGCCCGTATAGACTCGTCCGCGGTGATTCTGGGCGACCGAGTTTTTTTCGGATCGGGTGACGGCAATGTGTATGAAGTTGATCTCGCGACGGGCAAGGAGCGGTGGCGGTTCGACACCGGCGCGGGCGTGGCGTCGTCTCCGGCCATCGGCGAAGGGCGGCTGGTGATCTCGGCGGATGACGGCGTGGTTTATTGCTTTGGGGCCGGGAAGCGCGATGCTCGTCCCTGA